The Hymenobacter sp. DG01 sequence GTTGCCTACCCCCTCGCTACCCACCGTGGTCAGCAGTACCACCAGCCAGATGGTGCAGTGGGACCAGCGGCGGAAGCGCGTCACCCCGAACAGCACCAGCAGTAAGGGCAACGACAGCGGCACTCCCAGCGGACTAGGCGCATGAAACAGCCACGAAAGGTAGTCGGTAGCAACCATCAGCGCGGCAAAAAAAGGCTGGACCGGCGCTCCTTGCTTGTGCACCAGACGGGCCAGCGGCTCATCCACTACAAAGATGCAAAGCAAGGTAAGCGGAACCAGCACTACTAGGCCTTTCAGCAGCAGACGGAGGTAGAAATAAATAGTCACGGTAATACTGCTTGGGCGGCTCTCACTGCTGTCATCCTGAGCATGTCGCGCATCAAGCGAGGACGAAGGATGACAGACGATTTCATCTATCCTGCCTCCCTACTTGCCCAATGACACCATGTTGGTGAGCAAGCGGTAGGCGCCGGGCACGCCGGCGGGCAACTCCCGGAACAGCGAAAGGCCGGTATAGATGTAGTTACCTTTGCCATACTTCGCCACTAGAATGGCGCTTTCCTTAGCTTTCTCGCCGGGGTCGGCGGAGCTGATGACGGTTTGGTACTTCGGGTCCCAGGCACTGGGGTAGTACAGGCCCTGCTCTTGCACCCAGCCTTCAAAATCCTTGGCGGTAATTTTGTTGGGCGAGTTGAGCAGGGGCTGCTGGGGATTCAGGAAGGTGACGGCCGCGTTTTCCACCGTTACGCGGTCCGAAGATAGGGTAAGGGGGTAGGGACCGATCTGGGGCAGGACGGTGCCGCGGTTCACGGTGTACTGCACCACCAGGTTGCCACCGTTTTCCACGTAGCGGAGCAGGGTGGGCTGCACGGTTTTGAGGCGGTCCACGGTGTTGTAGGCCCGCACGCCCAGTACCACGGCATCGAAGCGGCGCAGGTTCTGGTCGGTGAGGTCCTCGGGCTTGAGTAGGGTGACGGTGTAGCCAATCTGGCGCAGGGCGTCAGGCACCTCGTCGCCGGCCCCCATGAGGTAGCCGATTTCCTGGCCCTTGCGCTTGAGGTCCAGCTTCACCAGCGGGGCCACGGCTTCGGGGAAGAGCACCTGGGTTGGAATGTGGGTATACTCGATGGCCTGGTAGCCGCGCGAATAGGTTTGCCCGTCCACGGTAGCCACAGCCCGCAGCTCGGTTTTGCCGTCCTTAGCCCCACCCCCCGGCTGCACCCGGAACTGCACGGTTTGCTCGGCGTCTTTGCTGGCCAGCTCGAAAGAAATGCTCGCCGGCTCCGACTTCCAGCCCTGCGGCAAGGTCAGCGCCACGGAGCCTTTCACGCCCGCCTTACCGGCCCGCAAGGTCACGGGAATGGTTTTGGGTTGGTTGTCGGCGAAGACATAGGCGCGTCCACCGATGTTCACGGCCACGGGCGGCACCACCACCAGCGGGCGATACTTCTCTCCTTCTACTGGGTCAGTGCTTTTGTATTGGAGAGGTTTACTATAGATGATTGGAACCCCAGCTATTTCTAGTTCAAAATCTACGTCAGCCACCGGAAAGTTTTCCGGTTCACCTAATACACTGGTTCCTTCAATTTGGATAGAACCGTGTAAGTCACTGGTGAGAGTTACATCCTCTACTACACTAGGAATCTTATACATTCCGATTGTGCCCATTTCACGCAACCAGTAAGGCTGTGAAACAGAATACTTAGCAGGTATAGTGTAGGTTAGTTGCTTGCTAAAGAGTTTGTTAGCCAGCAGTTGTTCGTTGATAGTAGCCGGTAATCTTTTATTCAATAAAAAAGAATTTACTATTTCATCATCATTAAAGGCAGTTGGTTTAAGCCATCTTAAATTCACAGGAACAGAAGAGCGGTTTAATGCCTCAATTGTTAAATGCAGCTCACCACCAGAAGGCATGGAAGTTTCCTGCACTACTGCTGATAAGCTTAAGCCTAAGCAGGCGTATATCAATTCATTAACTTCTCTACCTTTCTCACTATCCCAAAAGGATGCCTCTTTGGGCAGTTTTTCACAAGCAGCCCGCACCTTCAGCAGCCCCGCCACACTGGCACTGGGGTTGCTGGGGTCATACTTCCGAATAACCTCGTCTATCAGCTTGCCCACGGCCGCGCCGCCAGGCACGCGGTTCCAGCTCATGTCGATGCCCTCGAAGGGGTCGGACTTGGCCTTGTCGCCCTTCACGTATTGCAGGTACTCCAGCGCCTCGCCGCGCTGGGCCGCCGAGCCGAAGCCCTGGCTTTTATGCTGGGAGCGGCTGCGGGCGGCAATTTCGCCGTAGCTCTGGCCCAGCAAGGGGTTGTAGGCACCGGCATCCACTTTCAGGTAGCCATCCATGTTTTCGCCGGGCTTCACGAAGAAGCTGCCGGTATTCCAGAACAGTCGCTTGGGCTGCCAAGGCTGCACGTATTTGAGCTGCTCGGGGAAGCGTTTTGGGTCGCCGGCAGCATCGAAGGCTTCGGCGGCCAGGATGGCGGAGGCGATGTGGTGACCGTGGCCGGCCCGGCTGTCGGGCGGGAAGCGGGTGATGAGCACATCGGGGCGGCGCTGCCGAATCACCCATACCATGTCGGACAGCACCTGCTCCTTGTCCCAGATGGTGAAGGTTTCATCGGGGGTTTTGCTGAAACCGAAGTCGTTGGCACGGGTAAAGAACTGCCTACCCCCATCAATGCGCCGAGCCGCCAGCAGCTCCTGGGTGCGTATCACGCCGAGCTGTTCGCGCAGCTCCGGACCGATGAGGTTCTGGCCGCCGTCGCCGCGGGTGCAGCTGAGGTAGCCGGTTTCCAGCAGGCGGCCGTTGGCCATGTAGGCAATGAGACGGGTGTTTTCGTCGTCGGGGTGAGCGGCAATGTAGAGCACTGAGCCCAGCACATTCAGCTTCTTGAGCCCCAGCAGAATCTCGGACGAGGAGTAGGTTTTGGGCGCCTGGGCCTGGGCAGTGAATGAGTAACTGAGTGACTGAGTGAATACTGCTGCCAGCAGGACGGTGCGGAGAAAGCGCAAGGGGTGGAAAGGCATACGGAAGGGCATCTTGAGGGCGTGAAGATAACCGCACGCCCCACATGGTGTTTCACTACCCTCGTTTCTTCAGCAGAAGTATAACTATTGCCACGCCTGTCACTACTTAGCGAAACGCCGTCGGTTATCTTCACTAAAGGTGATAGGTGTTACCCACTTCAGTGGCCTCCAACGCCCAAAGCGGTATGTGGCTCCCCAGTCGCGGGAAGCTACCTGGCGGGCAGCTTGCAGAGCTACCGCATCGTATGGGTCGCCAGCGCTTTTTTGAATTACTACTCGGCAGCTTTTGCCAGTGCTATCAGGCGTGAACTGCACAAACACCCGGTAAGTAGCAGCTGGCTGCTTAAGAATCTTTTGCCAGTCGATGGCGCGGTAGAGTTGCGCCGTAAAATCTTCATCGGGCAACTTATTTACTTGATTTCGATAGGTACGCTGACCTACCAGCCGACCACGCCGAAACGTCAGCAGCCAGTCTTTTTCATAGATAGATTCATACCCCAGATGCTCATAGCGCAGTAGTTTACCCAACGGCACATCTAAGGTTCCTTCTACCCAATCAGCTGCCACGCGCCCCTTTGTATCTAGTTGAAACCATTGTTCCAAGTCAATGGCAGCCTTTTTTTCATCGCAGCCAGGTTTGACTTCTAGCAGAAACAGTTGGCCATTCTCCAACTGCCACGTTGCCTGATACCCGCGCCAACAAGCCGTAGAACCTTTTGTCAGCTCTGCGGGCCGCTGCTTCTTTTTGGCGAGCCATTCTTCCAACGGGTTAGAATGCAGCAAATATTCTTTACCCTGAAACCGCAGACGGTCTGGCACTTGTGATGTAGCTGCCGCGTAACGAATATCCAGCAGTAAGAGCAACACAGCTAATACATAATATCTCATTATAGTAGGCATTGTGAACATAAACCGACCGGCTTGCTGCATAGCGTCAGGCGGCACAAAGCATCCTTTCGCCCCTCAAAACAGGTTTCCAAAGGGCTTTCTGATAGATACAGCGTGTCGCCCTGATAGAGCAGGATATCGGGTATCTGGGTGGTAGCCTGCGCAACCACCGGCGCCGCCCACCCGACTATCATCAGCATAAACCACTGTATACATTTTCGCATTTGGGAAGATAAGAGGAGACGCTTCAGCTGCGCTTCATCCTGTGGCGCGGTCCTTGCGTACATCCTGCTTTCCTTTCCGTTTTGAACTCCCCTTGCATGGCGTTTCCCCTCACTTCCCGGCTGCGGCTGCTGGGCCTCTCGTTTCTGCTGCCGGTGCTGGCCGCTTCTGCCCAGACTCTCCCTCCCGCCGCTTCCAACTCTGCCGCTGCTACGCCCCAATGGTATTTGCTTGACCCCGAGCAGGATGGGGGCGTGATGGGCATCAGTGCCCGGCGTGCCTACCAGGAGCTGCTCCAGGGCAAAGCCTCTACCCCGGTCATCGTGGCGGTTATTGATGCCGGCATCGATACGGCCCACGTGGACCTGAAGCGCGTGCTCTGGCGCAACCGCAAGGAAATTGCCGGCAATGACAAAGACGACGACCAGAACGGCTACGTTGATGACGTACTGGGCTGGAGCTTTCTGGGCGGGCCCGATGGGCGCAACATCAACGTAGAAACCCTGGAGGAAACCCGTATCCTGGCCAAGCTGCAGCCGCTGTACGCCGGCAAAGTGCGTACCGCCGTGCCCGCCGCCAAGCGCGCTGAGTTCGACCTTTATCAGAAGGTAAAGAAAAGCTACGACGCCAAGGTGAAGGAGAATACTCAGCGCCTTAAGGAGTTCAACCAGGCCTACCTCGAAAACTCCCAGGGCGCTGCTGGCCTCAAGCAGGCGCTGGGGGTAGCCCGCCTCGATACGGCCACCCTGCGCAACCCGCCCACCCAGGACCCGGAGCTGCGCCAGATTACGCAGGGCCTCTACGCTACTTTGGTGCAGACGGGCTTTGCCTCGCTGGATGATGTGCTGGAAGAAATGAAGAAGGGCCTGAAGGAGACTCAGGACCAGCTTGACTACGGCCTTAACCTGAAATACAACCCCCGCCCCATTGTGGGCGACCGGCCCGAGGATACCAAACAGCGCGACTATGGCAACCGCGACGTACACGGCCCCGACCCTATGCACGGTACCCACGTAGCCGGCATCATTGGCGCCGACCGGGAAAACAACCAGGGCGTGCTAGGGGTGGCCTCCAACGTGCAGATTATGGCCGTGCGTGCCGTACCCGATGGTGATGAGCGGGACAAGGACGTGGCTAACGCCATCCGCTACGCCGTGGACAACGGGGCCCAGATCATCAACATGAGCTTTGGCAAGTACTACTCGCCCCAGCGCCCGGCCGTGGAGGAAGCTATCAAGTACGCCGCCAGCAAAAACGTACTGCTGGTGCACTCAGCGGGCAACGAAAACGAGGACCTCGACAAAACTCTGCAGTACCCGGCCCCGGTGTACCTCAGCGGGCAGCGCATCCCTAACATGATTACGGTGGGCGCCTCGGCTCGCACCAACGATGAAAACCTGGTGGCCGACTTCTCGAACTACGGCAAAAATCAGGTAGATGTATTCGCGCCCGGCAACCAGATTTACGCTACCCTGCCCGGCAGCCGCTACGGCAACCTGAGCGGCACCAGCATGGCTGCCCCTGTGGTAGCGGGCATTGCTGCCACCCTGAAATCGTACTACCCCCAGCTAACGGCCGTGCAGCTCAAGCGCATCATTCTGGAGTCGGCGGTGCCCTACCACACCAAGGTGCGCAAACCCGGCTCCACTACCCTTGTCGATTTCGCGGAGCTCTCCCGCACGGGCGGCCTCGTGAACCTCTACCGCGCCCTGCAACTGGCCCAGCAGCCCACGCCCGAGCCGAAATAACCCGGCAGTTTCTGCAGCTTTTACGCAACCCTGCCCTTCCGGAGGAGTCTCTAAAATAGAGAACTTACTCCGGAAGGGCAGTTTGTTTTGAAGGTTCCGGGGGCTTTAGCCGGTGGTCTGCAACCGGTTAGCGGCCCCGTGGCGGGTAGCGAAGGGCTGCCCCGGCAGCAGCAACAGCGCCACTAAAAGCAGGGCATTCAGGCCCGGCACCAGTAGCAGCAGGGCATACCAGCCGCTGCGCCCCACATCGTGCAGGCGGCGCACTGCCAACACCGCCACCAGCGCGGTAGCCAGCAGCCACAGCCCCGAGGCCAGCCACAGCGGTGGCACCTGGCCCTGGGGCGTAAAACCATACAGCAACGCCAGCGGCAACACCACCGGCACCAGTTCAAATGCAAATTCCTTCCGCTCCTGCCGCCCCCATAACACCGGATACTGCTCTAACAATGCCATAAATACTACTCCTGTTTTCGTGGGCCTACGCTGGTCCCCTGAAAAAACTTTTCCAAATTCCAGGCCAGTCCCCTGCTGCCGGGCCGGGGTGCCTTAATTTTCAACATTCAATCACGCGGCGCCGTACCTGATGGCACTGCGTTTTCCTGTTTCGCCTATGACTGATTTCCATCCCATGCCTTCGTCCGAGTTACCTGCTACCCCTTCTTCCGGCGGCACCAGCCTGAAACGCCCGGGCCCCAGTGCCCGCTCTGCCCGCGACCGGCGCTGGTGGCGGCGGCAGGTGGCCAACACCTTATTAATGGTAGTGGGAGTGTTTTCGGCGGGGTTCGGGTTGGAGAGCTTTCTGCTGCCCGGCGGCTTCCTGGACGGGGGCGTAACCGGGGTTTCCCTGCTGATAGTCAGGGTTTTCGGCCTGCCCCTGCCGGCGCTTATCGTGGTCCTGAACATTCCATTTGTGCTCATGGCCTGGCGGCAGCTCGACCCCGGCGTTGCCATCCGGACCCTGCTCGGTATTCTGGGCTTGGCCTTGGTGCTGGCCCTGATTCCCTACCCCATCGTCACGCAGGATAAGCTGCTGATATCGGTATTCGGGGGCTTCTTCCTGGGGGCCGGCATCGGGCTGGCCATGCGGGGCGGGGGCGTGCTCGATGGCACCGAAATTATGGCCATCTATTTGAGCAAACAGTCGAGCATGAGCGTGGGGGATATCATTCTGGTATTCAACATTCTCATTTTTGGAGTGGCGGCCTGGGTGCTGTCCATCGAAACGGCCCTGTACTCCATCCTGGCCTACCTCTCGGCGGCCAAAACCATCGATTTTATTATTGATGGTCTGGAGGAGTACACCGGCGTCACCATCGTATCGGGCCGCTCCGATGCCATCCGCCGCATGATTACCGAAAAGCTGGGCCGGGGTGCTACCGTGTACACCGGCAAGCGCGGCTACGGCACCCGCGGCGAGCAGCCCAACCCTGTTGATATCGTCTTCACGGTTATCACCCGCCTCGAAGTCTCGAAGCTAAAAGCCGAAGTAGAGCAAATTGACCGCCAGGCCTTCATGGTCATGCACAGCGTCCGGGACACCAAAGGCGGCATGATCAAGAAGCGCCCCCTGCATTAGACAGTTGTGAGTTGTGAGTTGCCGGTTATCAGTTGCCAGGGGTAGCGCTTATCGGTAGCAGGTCCTACCCCTTCACTCTGACCAAAGCCCCAGCGGGGCGACACCTTCTCGTTGAACGAGGAGGTGTCGCCCCGCTGGGGCTTTATTGTTTCACTTCCAATTCTCTACCAATACGCAGCCCCTCCAGGGCTTTGGTCAAACTGAGAGGGTAGGAATACAACCGGCAGACCGCCCCGCCAGGATCTACCTCTGACAACTCACAACCGACAACTCACAACTCATAACTGGCAACTGATAACCGGCATCTCACTATTTCCCATCTTTGCGGTATGGCTGCACCTCTCCTTCTCTCCGACCTGTACATCTACCCTGTTAAGTCGCTGGGCGGCATCCGCGTAGCGGAAGCGGCGGTGGAGCCCCGCGGCCTCCGCCACGACCGGCGGTGGCTGATTGTGAATGAGCGCAACCAGTTCATGACCCAGCGGCAAACCCCCGCCATGGCTCATCTGAAGGTGTCGGCGGCCTACAATGGCTTCCTGCTCAGCCACCTCGCCCGCCCCGATCTGCTGCCCTTGTTCGTGCCCTTTGAGGCTACCCCCGAAAAAACCCTGTTCGTTACCATCTGGGACGATATGGTGTTTGCCTGGCGCGCCCGCCCCGAGTGCGACGAGTGGCTTTCGGAAGCCCTGGGGCAGCCCTGCAAGCTGGTGTACATGTCGGATATGGTGCGCCGCGACGTGGAGCGCGACTACAACCCGGAAGGTAAGCTGGTGAGCTTCGCCGATGCCTACCCCTTTCTGATGATCGGGCAGGAATCGTTGCAGGAGCTGAATGGGCGCCTGGCCGAGCCCGTTGGCATGGACCGCTTCCGCCCTAACCTGGTGTTCAGCGGGGGTCAGCCCTTCGGCGAGGATGCGTGGCACCACTTTCTGATTGGGGAGCTGCCGTTCCGGGCCGTGCGGGCCTGTGGCCGGTGCGTGCTCACCACCATCGACCAGTGCACTGCTACCCGCCACCCGCTTGGCGAACCCCTGCGCACTTTGGCCGGCTACCGCTCGGAGGGCAACAGCGTGAACTTCGGGCAGAACGTGACCGGCAGCGGCCAGGGCCTGCTCCGCGTAGGAGACGCCATCCAGGTGCTGGACTACAAAAACTAACCTTTTGCCTTGGGCGCGCCGGTGGGTGCCGTGTGTTCCTTTCGGGCTTTTCGGCCGTAGCCAGGACTATGGGTATGGGCTTGGAACTAGCTAGCCGCGCCCCTATCTACGGTTCAGCTTGGCATTTGGGGGCGGTACGTTACGGGCAGTAACGGCCCAGCTTGCCTTAAATTCAGCGAATAGGACAATTTTCGAAAAAATTTCTGTTATTTTTCTATAATATTAAGATAATGCTAATACATTTGAAAAGTCAATCGGGTCTTGATGTAGTGATACTCAGCCGGCTGATTCTCCGCTCCCCAATCGAGTAGTCTTCTATTGGAAGAACAGGTGGCTCCCAAGCTGGCCCATCTGCTCTTACCTTTGTTGCCCTCGCTCCCCGCCCCTATTGCATGCCTCGTCAGTTTCGTTTTTTACCCCACCGGTTTGTATTCCTTTGGCTGTGTCTGCTGGCACCCCTTCTGCTCCGGGCCGAGGATAACAACACCCTGCAGCTCCTGCACGAGCCCTGGGGCCGCCTGTTGCACCACCATGTAACCTCCGATGGGCGCTTGGACTACGAGGCGCTGATAGACGAAGAAGATAAGCTGCTGGACTACCTCGAAAGCCTGCGCAAAGTAAAGCCGGACCCCAGCTCCTGGACCCACGACGACACCGAGGCCTTCTGGCTGAACGTGTACAATGCCTCGGCCACCTATTTAGTACTGCAGTACTACCCCGTTGCCAGCATCAACGATATCCGGGTGAAAACAGTGAGCGGCGTGAAGTCGCCGTGGGAAGCGCCGGTAGTAAACGTGGGGGGCCAGAGTTACTCCCTTAACCAGATTGAGCGGCAAATGCTGCGCGACCAGTTTCATGACCCGCGCGTGCATTTTGCCCTCATGTATGGGGCCGCCTCCAATGCCCCCGTGCTGGCTGAGCCCTACGACGGTGCTCACCTCGGCGCTCAACTGGATGCGCAAGCCCGGCGCTTCATCAATGACCCGGCCTTCAACCAGCTTACGCCCCAGCGCGTCCTGCTCTCGGGCCTGTTTCAGGCGTACGCTACCGAGTTCGGGACGGATGCTCAGGTGCTGGCCTTTGTGAACCGCTATGCCCGCACCCCGGTACTGCCTACCGCTCAGGTAGAGTATCAGTCGTTTAGCTGGGCCCTCAACGACCGGAGTGTGCTCAGCAGCTCCCACGCTCTGAACAAACGCTAGTCGGCCTGCCAACCCGCGCGTAAGCTGCCCCGTACCGCCTAGCGGTGCGGGGCGCTTGTCTGTTGGGCCCTACCCACCTCACGTACGCCTTCCGCTCGTTTATGAACCTGACTCCCGTTCTGGAATTTCTGCGCCATCTCGCGGCCAACAACAACAAAGCCTGGATGGACGCGCACCGCGCCGACTACCACCAGGCCCGCGCCGAGTACACCGCTTTCGTGGCCGAGCTGCTGCGCATGGCTTCCCTCGATCTGGAGCCTGGGCTGCGGGGCCTCAACCCGTCGGATGTGATGTTCCGCATCAATAAAAACGACCGGTTTCAGCAAAGCGACGAGCCTTACAAGCGGCACATGGGCGCGGGCCTTAAGCCCGGCGGACGGCATAGTGCCTGGGCCGGCTACTTTGTGGCCGTGGAGCCCGGCGGCGAAACCTACGTGGGAGCGGGCCGCTGGCTGCCCGAACCGGCTCAGTTGGCCCGTATCCGCCAGGAAATTCACTACAACGCTCCGGCCTTTCATGCCCTGCGGCAGGACGCTGCGCTGCTGCGCCAGTTTCCTGATGGGCTGGACATGTCTCAATCCCTGAAAACGGCCCCCAAAGGCTATGACCGCGCCGACCCCGACGTGGAGTGGCTACGCCTGAAAAGCTTCTTCGTGTGGCGCTCCTTCCCCGATGCTGAGGTACGCCGCCCCGACTTCGCGGCCCGGGTGCTGGAAGCCTGGCAGGCGGCCCGCCCCTTCGTGCGCTTCCTCAATGAAGCCATGCGGGAGGAAGGAAATTAGGTGAGGAAGGCCGCAGGGTAGGCGTTATCGGTTGTCAGGGGTGCACCGCTCTATCGGGGCAGCTTATCGGTCCTCTCCCTACCCCATCCCTTTGGCTAAAGCCCCGGAGGGGGCGGTATATCGATAGAAAAAGGCAATATGTACAGGAAAGCCCCAGCGGGGCGGCACCTAATCGTTCAACGAGTGGTGTCGCCCCGCTGGGGCTTTGAGTATTTTCTGAAGGTAGGGCCTGCTACCCATAGGCTGCCCCCTAACAACGGGCAACTTACCTTCTAAAACAGCCCGAACAGAGTGCTGTTAATCTTTTCGATGATGACGCTCAAATCCTCGGGGTTGTTGACGTAATCGAGGTTGTTAACATCTACGATGAGCAGCCGGCCGGCCTTGTACCCGCTGATCCACTCCTCATAGTGCTCATTGAGGTGTTTGAGGTAGTCGATTTTGATGTTGTTTTCGTAGTCGCGGTTGCGCTTGTCAATCTGGGCTACCAGCTTGGGCAGGTCGGCACGCAGGTACAGCAGCAGGTCGGGCGGGTTCACCATGCTGATCATGGAAGTGAACAGGCTCAGGTAGTTCTGGTAGTCGCGCTCGGTCATCAGGCCCGACTGGTGCAGGTTGGCCGCGAAGATGTGGGCATCCTCGTAGATGGTTCGGTCCTGAATCACGCCCTTGCTGGCCTGCTGCAGGGCTTTAATCTGCTGGGTCTGGCGGAAGCGGCTATTGAGGAAATATACCTGCAGATGAAACGCCCAGCGGGGCATGTCGTCGTAGAAATCCTTGAGGTAGGGATTGTGGTCCACGTCCTCCAGGAACACCTCCCAGTTGAAGTGGTGAGCCAACTTATTGGCTAGCGTGGTTTTGCCGGCGCCAATGTTACCGACGATTGCAATGTGCATGAGCGAAGCGCAGAAAAAAACGGAGCGGCAAAAATAGCGGATGCCAGCCGAACCAAAATAGTAGATGAGCTTAGATCCGAATCAATCTTGTTTTCAGTATATTCAGTAGGTTCGTGCTGCTTTTCCCTCGTCCCGCTCCCAATGGACTCCCTACCCCTTGAATCACTTGGAACCCTGACCGATACGCACGGCAACCTCATCATTGAGCTGCTGCACTCGCCTGCGCACCGGCTGTTGTACATCCGGTGGTTTGGAAACCTGACGGGCCGTGAGATATCGTACGCCTCGCAGGAGGTAGCGCGCGTGCAGGCCGAGCTGCACTACCCCCTGCTGCTCAACGACAAAAGCAACGCCACCGGCGACTGGAGCGAGGCCATGGACTGGGTAGAGTACGAGGTGCTGCCGCAGGTGCTGAACTCGGGCTTACGGGCCATTGCCTACGTCTTCTCGCCCGATATGCACAACCAACTTATCAGTCTGCGCTTTTTTGAGCGGATCAAGCAGTACATCCCCATTCAGATGTTCTATGATCTGCCCTCGGCCTGGCAGTGGCTGCGCCGCTACCACCTGCCGCCCAACCCTGCCGCCCTGGAGCCAGACCCGGCCTGATGGGCCGCGAGCCTTCGGGCTTCAGAAAAAAGCCGTGCCGCCTTTAATCAGGCGGCACGGCTTTTTTTTTAGGGACCCGAAGGCGAGGGCGCTTTTATTCCCGAATTACGTCTTTCACGTCACGGGCTTTTTCCAGGGTCCGGAATTCGCCCTGCAGGCTCCGGATGCGTAGGCGCTCCTCCAGGGGCAGTTGCTCCCGTACCTGCTCGTAGCGGGCGTTCAGGCGGCTAAGCACGGCGCTGGCAGCACTCCAGTCGGCCTGGGTCCAGTTCTTGCGGTCGGTGCGCATGGTTTCAATGAGGCGGAAGTACAGATCGGGCAGCTCGGTAGGCCGGGCCCGGCTGATATTCACGTCTTCGCCCAACAGGCGGCGCTGGGCCTGGTCGGCAGTGGCCGGGCGGCTGGCGGCGGCATCCAGGCTATCCTGGCGGGTAGCCCACTTTTTGTAGCGCACTTTCTGGATGCTGTATTCGCGCTTGCCTTCTACCGTCAGGCTGTCCACGGCTTTATCAATGCGGCGGCTCTGGCGGTCAAACTCCTCCGTGAGGCGGGGCAGCTCGCGGCGGGCTGTGGTGGCCGCCTGATCTACCTTGCTGTTCACCCAGTCGCTGAACACGCGCAGGTCGCGCTCCACGCCGGCCGTAGTAGAGCTGGCCGAGGGCGCTTTGGTGGTTTTAGGAGTTTGCTGGGCCACGGCAGCCGGAGCTATCAGCAGGCCAGTGCCCGTAAGCAGGGCAAGCGAAAACAGGAAAGGTTTCATAGGCAGGTAGGCGTAGTCGGGAGGAAGGAAAGGATGGTGATGAAGTAA is a genomic window containing:
- a CDS encoding deoxynucleoside kinase, which gives rise to MHIAIVGNIGAGKTTLANKLAHHFNWEVFLEDVDHNPYLKDFYDDMPRWAFHLQVYFLNSRFRQTQQIKALQQASKGVIQDRTIYEDAHIFAANLHQSGLMTERDYQNYLSLFTSMISMVNPPDLLLYLRADLPKLVAQIDKRNRDYENNIKIDYLKHLNEHYEEWISGYKAGRLLIVDVNNLDYVNNPEDLSVIIEKINSTLFGLF
- a CDS encoding DUF6565 domain-containing protein, with product MKPFLFSLALLTGTGLLIAPAAVAQQTPKTTKAPSASSTTAGVERDLRVFSDWVNSKVDQAATTARRELPRLTEEFDRQSRRIDKAVDSLTVEGKREYSIQKVRYKKWATRQDSLDAAASRPATADQAQRRLLGEDVNISRARPTELPDLYFRLIETMRTDRKNWTQADWSAASAVLSRLNARYEQVREQLPLEERLRIRSLQGEFRTLEKARDVKDVIRE